A part of Streptomyces sp. DSM 40750 genomic DNA contains:
- a CDS encoding class I adenylate-forming enzyme family protein, whose translation MTAKVFATEAVHSLPEFEQRALAIGQALRERGVSDGTRVMLKAGNSAGYVGALLALMHTGASIVMVDHQERAEATQRICDRAGVKICVVDDDTPMPESGPARVTIYELLMASMEQTPAERRLSLDTWCELPDGLIMWSSGSTGEPKGVVKTGAKFLKNLERNAQQVGHRPDDVLLPLLPFSHQYGLSMVLIAWLVKCSLVIAPYRRLDRAMTMAGTCGATVVDATPASYRSMLNMIGRKPALADELSGVRMFCSGAAPLDPGLVADYVKRFGLPLLDSYGSTEAGNVAFATEDNAVACGRAVEGLKLRIVDDEGAVLTSGEVGEIQIHSPDLMEGYLAEDGTVTSVDPARTDWYPTGDFGYLDGGDNLFVLGRKAAAHRNGHTLYPEIIEHKLAAAGCLVKVVPVPDEQRGCQLFFFVEDEQRREPRHWREPITSLLPDFEHPNRIHVLERFPLNRNGKPDKRQLEQLALDLTPGAKA comes from the coding sequence ATGACCGCAAAGGTCTTTGCGACGGAAGCGGTGCATTCGCTTCCCGAGTTCGAACAGAGGGCCCTGGCCATCGGCCAAGCGCTCCGCGAGCGCGGGGTCAGCGACGGCACCCGGGTCATGCTGAAGGCCGGCAACTCCGCCGGTTATGTCGGGGCCCTCCTCGCCCTGATGCACACCGGCGCGTCGATCGTCATGGTCGACCACCAGGAGCGGGCGGAGGCCACCCAGCGCATCTGCGACCGGGCCGGGGTCAAGATCTGCGTGGTCGACGACGACACCCCGATGCCCGAGAGCGGCCCGGCCCGGGTCACCATCTACGAGCTGCTCATGGCGTCCATGGAGCAGACCCCCGCCGAGCGGCGGCTGTCCCTCGACACCTGGTGCGAGCTGCCCGACGGCCTGATCATGTGGTCCTCCGGATCCACCGGGGAGCCCAAGGGCGTCGTCAAGACCGGGGCGAAGTTCCTGAAGAACCTGGAGCGCAACGCCCAGCAGGTGGGCCATCGCCCCGATGACGTCCTGCTGCCACTGCTGCCCTTCTCCCACCAATACGGGCTGTCCATGGTGCTCATCGCCTGGCTGGTCAAGTGCTCGCTGGTCATCGCGCCCTACCGGCGGCTGGACCGGGCGATGACCATGGCGGGCACCTGCGGGGCCACGGTGGTCGACGCCACCCCGGCCAGCTACCGCAGCATGCTCAACATGATCGGCCGCAAGCCCGCCCTGGCGGACGAGCTGTCCGGTGTCCGGATGTTCTGCAGCGGGGCGGCCCCGCTGGACCCCGGCCTGGTCGCCGACTACGTCAAGCGATTCGGACTGCCCCTGCTGGACAGCTACGGCAGCACCGAGGCCGGGAACGTGGCCTTCGCGACCGAGGACAACGCGGTCGCCTGCGGGCGGGCCGTCGAGGGCCTGAAACTGCGGATCGTCGACGACGAGGGCGCCGTCCTCACCTCCGGCGAGGTCGGGGAGATCCAGATCCACTCGCCCGACCTGATGGAGGGCTATCTGGCGGAGGACGGCACGGTCACCTCCGTCGACCCGGCCAGGACCGACTGGTACCCCACCGGCGACTTCGGCTATCTGGACGGCGGGGACAACCTCTTCGTCCTCGGCAGGAAGGCTGCGGCGCACCGCAACGGCCACACGCTCTACCCCGAGATCATCGAGCACAAGCTGGCCGCGGCCGGCTGCCTCGTCAAGGTCGTCCCGGTCCCCGACGAACAGCGCGGCTGCCAGCTCTTCTTCTTCGTGGAGGACGAGCAGCGGCGCGAGCCGCGGCACTGGCGGGAGCCGATCACCTCCCTGCTACCCGACTTCGAGCACCCCAACCGCATTCACGTCCTGGAGCGATTCCCCCTGAACCGCAACGGCAAGCCCGACAA